The genomic interval GGATGTCCCTCTTCAACATTTGATTTTGAAAGTATAGCAAAGGAATTATATCGAAGTTTCAATCCTTGTTTTAATGGATGTCCCTCTTCAACAATAATCAGGTACAGGGTAATTAGTGTTAAATATTTTGGTTTCAATCCTTGTTTTAATGGATGTCCCTCTTCAACGGTAATTATTAAAAAAATATATATTTATAAGGTTTCGGTAATTTTTTTGTAGGAATATTTTTTGAAAAATTAGCCTCATTTTTCAGTAAATATTGAAGATTTTCAATTTTTTTACATATTTTTTCCATTGTCAAACCTTTACAAAAAAAGGATTTCATAACTATACTCTATTTCAAACAGATATTTTTATAACAACAATCAATACATCTCACTTTATAGGCAGTTGCCTTGGGGAAATATCCATTTTGAATGATAAATATCATCTCTTTTATTATATCACTTATTTTCTCAAAATCTTTATCTTTAAAGGTAATTTCTTTAAGCAGATTCTTACTTCTAACATAACAAAGGAAACCCTTTTTCACTTGACAAGCATAATTATCCATAATTAAGAGTCCATAAAGTATCGATTGTATTCTATGAGTTCTATACAATCGTTCCTGATACTCAGTAAATTTATAATCTAAAGGTGCCATTGTGTCATCTTCCAGAAATAACACTTCATCTATTTCACCTTTAAGGTGATATCTTTCTGAAACTAGATATACCAGGTTTTCCCTTTTCACACACCCAATTTTTCTTCTTAGATAATCTCTATTTATCTTAGCCTTTTTCTCATGTATTTTCCTACCCATCAAAACTTTAAATCTTTTCTCCTCATGTTGGAGTATATTCAAACAATGCATAAAATAAATGAAACGTGGGCAAAACAAATATTCAATTATCTCAGAAGGAGTAAGAAAAATTTGTTCTTTAGTTTCTAAAGATATCTTTTCTTCCATTCTGATTTATCACCTGCTAAACAAGCAATTTTACTTTATCACATCATCACATTAAGATTAAGATATATTGAGATATTAAAAAAATTTAGCTAACACCTCATCTTTCACTATTTTTTTATCAAAAGCCTGTCCTAGTAGTTTTACCTTTTTAAAATCTTCATCACACATAGGAAAAATATAAATAGAATCTTTTTTCTGATTCATAAGCTCCTGGCATTTTAAAGATATTTCATCAATCTCGTTATTATTCAAAGTGCCCAGAAAAACACTCTTCTGCACCCTTACTAATCCATATCCCTTGCATTGTGCAGCAACTTTGCTTCTGGTTTTATTGTTTTCAATATCATAGATAATCCAGACCAACATTATTTTTTATTCTCTTTAATAAAACTGTTGGCGATGTGATGGCATTCAAACTGAATGATATTTTTATTTTTAACATTCCTACCCCTATATCTTACTGTCTTTTCCATCATCTCATTATAAGCAGTAATCAATAATGCCTTGCCAGCTTGATTTAAAGTTAAACCTCCTCTAATCTTATCAAAACATTCTTTTTTTACCTGCCTTTTGCTAAAAAGATGAATTACTGCCCTATCAACCAAAGGCCGGAAAGGTTCTATCAAATCAAAAACGAAGGATTTTTTATTATAATTATCAGTAT from Atribacterota bacterium carries:
- the cas4 gene encoding CRISPR-associated protein Cas4; the protein is MEEKISLETKEQIFLTPSEIIEYLFCPRFIYFMHCLNILQHEEKRFKVLMGRKIHEKKAKINRDYLRRKIGCVKRENLVYLVSERYHLKGEIDEVLFLEDDTMAPLDYKFTEYQERLYRTHRIQSILYGLLIMDNYACQVKKGFLCYVRSKNLLKEITFKDKDFEKISDIIKEMIFIIQNGYFPKATAYKVRCIDCCYKNICLK
- the cas2 gene encoding CRISPR-associated endonuclease Cas2 — encoded protein: MLVWIIYDIENNKTRSKVAAQCKGYGLVRVQKSVFLGTLNNNEIDEISLKCQELMNQKKDSIYIFPMCDEDFKKVKLLGQAFDKKIVKDEVLAKFF